Part of the Aquimarina sp. MAR_2010_214 genome is shown below.
TTAAAAAACAATAAAAAAGTTGGTTTTCAGCCCTAATATAATGAAAATCCTTTAAAATACGTGGTTTATCCCTAAATCTTAGAGGTTAGGTAGGAATATACTTACTTTTTGATTCAGTATTAGATATGCGTAGGGCTATTTTGAAAAAATTTGAGATGTATCTTTAAATGACTTAAACTCTAAAGCATTACCGCAAGGGTCATAAAAGAACATAGTAGCTTGTTCCCCAACTTCTCCTTTAAACCTAATATAAGGCTCAATAACGAATTGAATATTTTTATCAGATAGTTTTTTTGCAAGGTCTTGCCATACACCCCATTCCAGAATAATTCCAAAATGAGGAACAGGAACATCTTTACCATCTACTAAATTATTATGATTATCTCCTAAGTCTGTTTTTGGTTTGTAATGGATTACTAATTGATGACCAAAGAAATTAAAATCAACCCATTGATCACTACTTCGACCTTCTTCAAGATCTAAAATATTTTTATAAAAATTTCTGGCATTTTCTAAGTTATGGACAGGAATTGCCAGGTGGAAAGGAGATAAAATATTCATTTTCTAATGAAATTTATTAGGATTATTTTTTTATTCTATTCCAGATATCCAGATACATTTTCCATTGATCGTCAACTTTTTTCCAGATAACCACATATTTTCCTTCATATGTTATTTCTGTTCCATCATCATTTTTGTTTTTTCCTTTATATATTCCATAA
Proteins encoded:
- a CDS encoding VOC family protein, giving the protein MNILSPFHLAIPVHNLENARNFYKNILDLEEGRSSDQWVDFNFFGHQLVIHYKPKTDLGDNHNNLVDGKDVPVPHFGIILEWGVWQDLAKKLSDKNIQFVIEPYIRFKGEVGEQATMFFYDPCGNALEFKSFKDTSQIFSK